A window of Bacillus sp. DX3.1 genomic DNA:
TAGAACAATTAAAGCAACAGAATGCTCGATTGAAACGTGAATTAGAAGAACAAAAAGTAGCGGTAACGCAAGTTCCGCAGCAACCAGCTCCAACACCAGTTCCACAGCCTGTATACAACAATACAAATACAGATATTTTAAAACGTCTATCAAATCTAGAAAAAGCTGTATTTGGAAGTAAGCTATACGAATAATAGAAGGAAAGAAGAAAGATTGTAGCATATACATATAAAAAACGTTGCAAAATCTTTTTGTTTCCACTATAATAATGTTTGTCATAACGTTTGGGTAATCGCTGCAACGCCAACGTTGTAGAGGAAAGTCCATGCTCGCACGACCTGAGATGGTTGTAGTGTTCGTGCCTAGCCAATTCATAAGCTAGGGTATTCTGGCTGTAAGGCTGGATTAACGGCAGGGAAAAAACCTAAGTCCTTTTGGATATGGTTTGACTACCTTTAAAGTGCCACAGTGACGAAGTCCCTGAAGAAATGATGGGAGTGGAACGAGGTAAACCCCACGAGCGAGAAACCCAAATAATGGTAGGGGAATCTTTTCCAAGGAAATGAACGATGGAAAAGGACAGAGAAATTGCTCTGTAGATAGATGATTGCCACCGGAGTACGAGGCGCGAGCCGTTTGCAGTACAAAGGAACAGAACATGGCTTACAGAACGTTATGAACCAATTATGGAATGACTCAGCTCTCCTTTGTAAGAGGAGGGCTTTTTATTTGTATGAAGTTATAGCATGTGAGTTAAAATGGTAAATAGGTTAAGAATTCATAATTTCAACTTATTCACAGAGGAAAAGAAGCTGTCAATAAGTATTTGATTATACATAAGAGGTGAATGAAAATGGGAAAAGTTACTTTAATTGCAACAGCAGCAATGGGTATTGAGGCTTTAGTTGCAAGAGAAGTTCGTGATCTTGGGTATGAATGCCAAGTAGAAAACGGAAAAGTAACGTTTGAAGCGGATGAAAAAGCAATTTGCCGTAGCAATTTATGGCTGCGTACAGCAGATCGTGTGAAAATTAAAGTTGGTGAATTTAAAGCAACAACATTTGATGAGTTGTTTGAAAAGACAAAAGCATTAAATTGGGGAGACTATATCCCGGAAAATGGAGAATTCCCTGTAATTGGTAAATCTTTGAAATCAACATTATTTAGCGTTTCAGATTGCCAACGTATTGTGAAAAAGGCTGTCGTTGAGAAGTTAAAGACAACATATAAACGTACAACTTGGTTTGAAGAAGATGGTCCTTTATTCCGTATTGAGATTGCAATGTTAAAAGATATTGCGACATTGACAATTGATGCAAGTGGCGTTGGACTTCATAAGCGTGGATATCGTCTTGAACAAGGTGAGGCACCGCTGAAAGAAACGTTAGCAGCATCTTTAATTATGCTTACAAATTGGAAGGCCGATCGTCCGTTTGTTGATCCATTTTGTGGTTCTGGAACAATTCCGATTGAAGCAGCGTTAATTGGTCAAAATATTGCTCCAGGTTTTAACCGCGAGTTTGCTTCAGATGCATGGGGATGGATTGGTAAAGATAATTGGCGTGAAGCTCGTCAAGAAGCAGAGGATTTAGCGAAGTATGATCAGCCACTACAAATTATTGGTTCAGATATAGACCACCGTATGATAAGAGTTGCACAAGATAATGCAGATGAGGTTGGTCTTGGTGACTTAATTTCATTTAAACAGATGCAAGTAAAGGATTTTACAACAAAAGAGGAATATGGCTATGTTGTAACGAATCCTCCATACGGGGAGCGTTTAAGTGAAAGACCGCTTGTTGAAAAGTTGTATAAGGAAATGGGACAAGTGTTCCGTCCGTTAGATACGTGGTCTCTATATTTATTAACGAGCCATGAAGAATTTGAAAAATGTTACGGAAAAGAAGCGTCAAAAAAACGTAAATTATTTAACGGGTTTATTCGAACTGATTACTATCAGTATTTCGGTAAACGCCCACCCCGTAATTCATAGTATAAAACCTCTTTCGCACGCATATACTGGCTATTATGTAATGTGCTAAAGGAGGAAATGATATGGATGGTTTCCAATTTTCAATGATTCAAAAGGCCATTCATCGTACGTATGATGAATTAGGGGAAGAACTTCAAGGGACAGCGATAGATGAAATACAAAGAGCACGCGAAGAATATTTATCAGCGCTGTCACATGAAACGTTAATCGAAAAGCGGTACTTAAAGTCATTAATAGAGTAAAAAGTTTTCCTTTGTATAAAGGAAAACTTTTTTCGCTCATTTTTATGTATTACAACAGGGGAAAGCAACTGCATTTTTGTAAATAGCGGTTGCTATATCTTTTTATAGAAAAACTTTTTGGTTGGAGGCAAAGGATGTTTACTGAGAAAAGGTTACCATTTGAAGTGGGGAAGCAAGATAATTTTTATGATAAGTTGAATGAGTGGATTGGAGATGTGTTTTACGATATCCTTCCAGAAAAAGGTTTTGAAGAACGTGATGAACAAATTTTTATGGCATTCCAGTTAGAACGGGCATTTCAAGAGAAGCAAGTAATGTTTGCAGAAGCAGGTGTTGGAACAGGGAAAACAATTGTATATCTTCTGTATGCGATTTGTTATGCACGTTATACAGGTAAGCCGGCAATTATTGCTTGCGCAGACGAAACGTTAATTGAGCAGCTTGTGAAAGAAGAAGGAGACATTGCGAAGTTATCTGAAGCATTAGGATTATCTGTTGATGTGCGTTTAGCAAAATCAATGGATAATTATTTATGTTTACGTAAACTTGAAGATGTAATGAGTGGACGAGCTCCAGAAGTGATTGAGGATTTATATTATGAATTGCCTCAATTTGTATTTGATCATGGAACAATGCAAAACTTTAGTCATTACGGTGATCGAAAAGAGTTTCCATTATTAAATAATGAAGAATGGTCAAAGGTATCTTGGGATTATTTCCAAGACTGTTTCACATGTGATTCTCGTCATCGCTGCGGACAAACACTATCTCGTGAACATTATCGTAAAGCAGCAGATTTAATAATTTGTTCACAAGATTTCTATATGGACCATATTTGGACATATGATGCACGTAAACGTGAAGGACAAATGCCGCTTTTACCAGAAAGTAGCTGCGTTGTCTTTGATGAAGGCCATCTTGTAGAATATGCGGCGCAAAAAGCACTTACGTACCGCTTAAAACAAACGATGATGGAGCAATTATTAACTAGATTATTACAAAATGATATTCGTGAAGAGTTTGCTCATTTAGTAGAAGAAACAATTTGGCAAACAGAGCGCTTCTTTGATGTATTAAAAGAAAGCAAAAAAGAAATTGCTGGATCTGATCGTTTAGAAATTGCAGTAACCGAAAAAGTGACGACAGAGGCAAAACGACTCTATGCGAAAATTTCTGAAGTCGGTGATGCGCTTGTGTTTGAAAGCGAAATGCATACAGTGAACACATACGATTTAAATATTGTTGATGAGCACTTAGATGTATTGGAGCATTCGCTTCGTCTCTTTATGCATGAGAAAAATGTAATTACATGGGGAGAAGAAGGAGACGGTGCTTTTACATTAGTTATCATGCCACGTGCGGTGGAAGAAGTATTACAAGAGAAAGTATTCTCGAAAAAAATTCCTTACATTTTCTCTTCTGCTACATTATCTGACAATGACTCATTTGCATTTTCAGCAAATAGTTTAGGGGTAAAAGATTACTTATCATTCTCAGTTGCTTCTCCATTTGATTATGAAGAGCAAATGAAAGTATATTTACCATCGTATAAGAAAGAAAATGAGTGGGAAAGAAAATGCCAGTATACACTTGAGCACATTCAAAAAACAAATGGACGTACGTTAGTGTTATTCCGTACAATGCAAGAGCTTGCGGCATTTAAAGAATATGTAAATAAGGAGCAAATGTCTGTTCCGTTCTTATATGAAGGAGACCAGGAGATTAGTCAGCTTGTTTCTCGCTTCCAAAATGAAGAAGAAACGGTACTATGTGCTGTTCATTTATGGGAAGGGCTAGATATTCCGGGATCTTCACTATCACATGTTATTATTTGGTCACTTCCATTCCCTCCAAATGATCCGGTGTTTGAAGCGAAACGCAAACATGTAAATGATCCGTTTTGGGATGTAGATGTACCGTATATGATTTTACGCCTTCGTCAAGGAATTGGTCGTCTGATTCGTACGAGCGAAGATAAAGGATACATTTCTTTATTCTTATCAGAAGATGAAAACGAAAAGGTAGTAGAGGCTGTAAAACAAGTACTTCCAGTGGAAGGAAAAGTATTACAATAAGCTTGGCATTTGCCAAGCTTTTTCTTTTAGAAAAGGATTTTATATCTTTATGTCGAAATAAGGTGAGGAAGAAAAAGGAGGCAATATAATATGACAATCGCTACATATGAAGTAGAAAAAGAATTTTTAGCACACGTGAAAAAGATAGATAATTATGGAGAAGCATTAAGCCTAATGTTTTGGGATTTACGAACAGGGGCACCAAAAAAAGGGGTAGATCAGCGCTCCGAAGTAATTGGGATGCTTTCATCAGAAGTGTTCGCGTTGTCAACTTCTGACGAAATGGAAAAGTATTTAACTGAATTAGAACTTCTAATTTCTGATAATAAAATTTCTGAAACTACAAAAAAAATTGTAGAAGAGTGCCGTAAAGAATATGATCGAAATAAAAAAATTCCACAGGCTGAGTATGAAGAGTATGTCAAATTACAAGCAAAATCGGAAAGTGTTTGGGGAGAAGCACGTGAAAAATCTGATTTTGAAATGTTCCGTCCATACTTAGAAAAAATTGTTGAATATAAGAAGAAATTTATTACATATTGGGGTTATGAAACATACAAGTATAATACACTTTTAGATATGTATGAGCCAGGTATGACAGTAGAAGTATTAGACCATGTGTTTGGACAACTACGTGAGCGGATTGTTCCGCTTGTAAAAGAAATTTCTGAATCCAATAAAGAATTAAAAACAAATGTTTTATTTGAGCATTTTTCAAAAGAACAACAAAAGAATTTTACCTTAGAGTTACTAAAACAATTAAATTATAATTTTGATGCAGGGCGTCTAGATGAAACGATACATCCTTTTGAAATTACATTAAATAGAGGGGATGTTCGTATTACGACTCGTTATGATGAGAATGACTTCCGTATGGCAGTTTTCGGAACAATTCATGAATGTGGGCATGCAGTCTATGAACAAAATATTTCAGAAGCATTAGAAGGAACGCCGCTTTGCGAAGGTACATCAATGGGGATTCACGAGTCGCAATCGCTATTTTTTGAAAACTTTATCGGACGTAATAAATCATTCTGGAAGAAAAATTATGATGTATTGAAACAATTTAGTGATGGGCAATTTGAAAATGTATCTGTAGATGAATTCTATGATGCTATTAATGAATCAAAGCCTTCCTTTATACGTATTGAGGCAGATGAACTTACATATCCGCTTCACGTTATGGTTCGTTATGAGCTCGAGAAAGAGTTATTTGATGGAACATTGGAAGTAAAAGACTTACCAGCAGCATGGAATGACAAGATGGAGAATTATTTAGGTATCCGCCCAGAAACGGATGCGGAGGGTGTACTACAAGATATACATTGGGCAGATGGATCTTTTGGATACTTCCCATCTTATGCACTCGGTTATATGTACGCAGCGCAATTTAAACAGAAGATGCTAGATGAGATTCCAAACTTTGATGCATTACTAGAAGAAGGAAATGTGACACCAATTCGTGAATGGTTGACAAAAAATATTCATCAATATGGAAAAACAAAAAAACCGTTAGAAATTTTAGAAGATGTAACAGGTGAAGGATTAAATGCGAATTATTTAGCGGATTATTTAGAAGCGAAATATAAAGAGATTTA
This region includes:
- a CDS encoding carboxypeptidase M32, which translates into the protein MTIATYEVEKEFLAHVKKIDNYGEALSLMFWDLRTGAPKKGVDQRSEVIGMLSSEVFALSTSDEMEKYLTELELLISDNKISETTKKIVEECRKEYDRNKKIPQAEYEEYVKLQAKSESVWGEAREKSDFEMFRPYLEKIVEYKKKFITYWGYETYKYNTLLDMYEPGMTVEVLDHVFGQLRERIVPLVKEISESNKELKTNVLFEHFSKEQQKNFTLELLKQLNYNFDAGRLDETIHPFEITLNRGDVRITTRYDENDFRMAVFGTIHECGHAVYEQNISEALEGTPLCEGTSMGIHESQSLFFENFIGRNKSFWKKNYDVLKQFSDGQFENVSVDEFYDAINESKPSFIRIEADELTYPLHVMVRYELEKELFDGTLEVKDLPAAWNDKMENYLGIRPETDAEGVLQDIHWADGSFGYFPSYALGYMYAAQFKQKMLDEIPNFDALLEEGNVTPIREWLTKNIHQYGKTKKPLEILEDVTGEGLNANYLADYLEAKYKEIYEL
- a CDS encoding ATP-dependent DNA helicase, yielding MFTEKRLPFEVGKQDNFYDKLNEWIGDVFYDILPEKGFEERDEQIFMAFQLERAFQEKQVMFAEAGVGTGKTIVYLLYAICYARYTGKPAIIACADETLIEQLVKEEGDIAKLSEALGLSVDVRLAKSMDNYLCLRKLEDVMSGRAPEVIEDLYYELPQFVFDHGTMQNFSHYGDRKEFPLLNNEEWSKVSWDYFQDCFTCDSRHRCGQTLSREHYRKAADLIICSQDFYMDHIWTYDARKREGQMPLLPESSCVVFDEGHLVEYAAQKALTYRLKQTMMEQLLTRLLQNDIREEFAHLVEETIWQTERFFDVLKESKKEIAGSDRLEIAVTEKVTTEAKRLYAKISEVGDALVFESEMHTVNTYDLNIVDEHLDVLEHSLRLFMHEKNVITWGEEGDGAFTLVIMPRAVEEVLQEKVFSKKIPYIFSSATLSDNDSFAFSANSLGVKDYLSFSVASPFDYEEQMKVYLPSYKKENEWERKCQYTLEHIQKTNGRTLVLFRTMQELAAFKEYVNKEQMSVPFLYEGDQEISQLVSRFQNEEETVLCAVHLWEGLDIPGSSLSHVIIWSLPFPPNDPVFEAKRKHVNDPFWDVDVPYMILRLRQGIGRLIRTSEDKGYISLFLSEDENEKVVEAVKQVLPVEGKVLQ
- a CDS encoding DUF3921 family protein, encoding MDGFQFSMIQKAIHRTYDELGEELQGTAIDEIQRAREEYLSALSHETLIEKRYLKSLIE
- the gpsB gene encoding cell division regulator GpsB — encoded protein: MISEKIKLTAKDILEKEFKTGMRGYQQEEVDKFLDMVIKDYEAFHKELEQLKQQNARLKRELEEQKVAVTQVPQQPAPTPVPQPVYNNTNTDILKRLSNLEKAVFGSKLYE
- a CDS encoding class I SAM-dependent RNA methyltransferase; protein product: MGKVTLIATAAMGIEALVAREVRDLGYECQVENGKVTFEADEKAICRSNLWLRTADRVKIKVGEFKATTFDELFEKTKALNWGDYIPENGEFPVIGKSLKSTLFSVSDCQRIVKKAVVEKLKTTYKRTTWFEEDGPLFRIEIAMLKDIATLTIDASGVGLHKRGYRLEQGEAPLKETLAASLIMLTNWKADRPFVDPFCGSGTIPIEAALIGQNIAPGFNREFASDAWGWIGKDNWREARQEAEDLAKYDQPLQIIGSDIDHRMIRVAQDNADEVGLGDLISFKQMQVKDFTTKEEYGYVVTNPPYGERLSERPLVEKLYKEMGQVFRPLDTWSLYLLTSHEEFEKCYGKEASKKRKLFNGFIRTDYYQYFGKRPPRNS